CGACAACCCGGGCGCCCGCGGAGACCGTCAAGGCGGCGAGCTCATCGAGCGATTCCTCAACCGCCACCCGGTCGCGGGAGGTGGCGGCGACCCCGACGAGGACCGCCTTCTCGGAATTATTCTTTGCGACGTCGAATGCCACTAAGGGTTGTTACGGTCTCCGGGCGTTGTTGACTGATTTCGTCCTTTATCAATTATATGCGCAACGGCGGATTTGGCAACAGAGAAAGCGGGTGGGAGCAGCGCTCGTCCCCCCCCTGGCCCCTCCGCGACTCGTGGCGGCGGCGTGCGGGACGGTCATCCCTCTCCCCCGCCCTCGGCGTGCTCGATTTCCTCCATCGTGCGGCCGGTCTTGACCGAGGTGGCATGTTCGGCGACGGGGTCGCGGTCGGGGTCGGCGTGCGCGTCCCTCATCTTGATCAGGAGCCACTGCCCGCGGTCGCGCTCCTTCTTGAAGCGGCGCAGGGCGTAGCCGCCCCGGAGCCGGGCGCCGTGGAGTTCGATCTCGATCGCGCCCCGCGCGTAGGCCTCGGCGAGGGGAATTTCACCGCCCTCCCGGTCCTGCGTAAGATTGGCGTACCGGCCGGCGTCCCAGATCATGACCGTGCCGCCGCCATACTCCCCCTCGGGGATGGTCCCTTCGAAGTCGGCGTACTCGATCGGGTGGTCCTCGGTTTCGACGGCGAGGCGCTTGTCGGACGGGTTGGCCGAGGGGCCTTTCGGCACCGCCCACGATTTCAGGACGCCGTCGATCTCGAGGCGGAAGTCAAAATGGAGGTGGGAGGCGCGGTGTTTCTGGATGACGAAAAGGGGTTGGCCGCGGCCGGCGGCCGGGCCGCCCGATGGTTCGGCGGTCTTGCGAAAATCGCGTTTCTCGCGGTAGGCTTTGAGTTTGTCGTCGGTCACAGGTCCTCCGGCTTGCGGCGCCGCTCAGTATTATAGTGAACCGGGGGGCCCGGGGAAAGTTTCCGCGGGAAAGATTACGGTGGTTCGGGGCGCGGCGGCGCTGCACATTGAGAGGATCCCGAACGTCCCGGAGAAAGTCCAGACGGTCCAAACGAAGGCGGTGATATGAACACGACATCCGGCGCGATCGTTCTCGCGGCTGCGCTCCTCCTGGGGGAACCGGCGGCCGAGGCTGCGCCCGACGGCGGCGGGGATTCCCTGACCATTCCCTTCCGGCTCGAGCATTCCCGGATCATCATTCCCTCGAGCGTCAACGGTTCTCGCCCGCTGGCGCTGATCCTCGATACCGGGATGCCGATCGAGGGGGCGTACCTGTTCCACGAGGAATTTGTCTCGGAGATCGACACCGCTCGGGCGGCGGTGGTCCGGGTTCCGGGCGCGGGCGCGGGAGAAGCCTCGACCGCGCTGATGGTCGAGGACGGGGTGATCGCCTGCGGCGGGTACACGGTCACCGGCCAGCGAATCATCGTGTCGCGCAGCGCGCACACGCAGGGGTTCGGTTCGGACGGAGTGATCGGCCGGAGCCTGTTCGGCCGCCACACGCTCGAGGTTGATTTCGACCGCGAGGTCATCATCCTCCACGACACAGCGGTCGCCGCGGCCGACAGTTCGTGGTACGCCGTGCCGGTCACCGCCTCGAATGAACTTCCCTTTCTGCAGGGGGAGATCGAGACCGTCCCGGGGGAGGTCGTTCCGGTCACGGTCTATGTGGATCTCGCGTCGAGGGATGCGCTCGAGCTGCTGATGCGGCCGGGCCAGCGGTGGACGATGCCGGACAGCGCGGAATCCTCCTACCTCGGGACCGGTCTCAGCGGCGACATCTCCGGCTATCGGGGTCGGGTGGCCAAGCTGCGCATCGGGCCGTATGAGCTGTCGGACGTGGCGGCGGTGTTCGCGCCGGCCGAGGTGCGATCAAAGCAGAAGAAGGCGGACGGGATCCTGGGCTGCGGCCTGGTGATGCGGTTCAACGTGATATTCGACCTGGCGCACGGCGTGCTGTACCTCAAGCCGAGCCGGCACTACGGCGAACCGTTCCGCTGAGCGCCGCTACCCCGACCGGGTTCGGCCCCGGCGGGCGGGCATCCGCCGGCCGGGCCGGTTCGAGAGTTCCGCGGTCACTCGCCGCCGGCCGCCTTCTCTTCGATCAGCGCGGCGAACTTGCCCACCCACTCGTCGAGACTGGCCATGTCTTCGGACGACGGCACGAGACGGGCTTTGAAGATCTCGTCGAGGGTCTTGATCTTCATGCCCTCAAGGCGCTGCTGCACGAGTTTGACCCCTTCCCCGCCCCAGCCGTAGGAGCCGAAAACGGCCGCTTTCAGGCCGCGGGTCGGGACGGTGGAGAGCAGGTTGACGGCGTCCCAGGTCGGCCGGACAGCGTCGCCGGCGAAGGTCGGGGTGCCGAAGGCGACGGCGCGGGAAGCCTCGAGGGTATCGCGGAGGTCGCCGGGCCGGCAATCGGCGGCGTTGACCATCACCGTCGTGTAGCCTCTCCCCCGCAGGTTGGCCTCGACGGCGCCGGCGATGCGGGCGGTGTTTCCGTACGAACTGACGTAGACGATGGCGACCTGGTTTTTGCCCTCGGTCTTGTCGGCCGACCACCGCCGGTACTTGTCGAGGTGGGCGGCGACGTCCCGCCGGATGAGGGGGCCGTGGGACGGGGCGATCATGCGGATGGCGAAGTCGGCCAGCTTGGGGAGGTTCTTGCGGATATAGGGCGCGAACGGGCGCATGATGGCGTCGTAGTAGTAGTGCATCTCGGAGTCGAAATCGACCGCGCTCTGGTCCGCCCAGAGATCATCGAACGCGATGTGGGCGGCGAACCCGTCGCACGAAAAGAGAATCCCGTCCTCCGCGAGGAACTCCATCATGGTATCGGGCCAGTGCATGTAGGGGGTCAGCTTGAAAATGAGCCGCTTGCCGCCGAGGTCGATTTCGGAGTTGTCCTTGACCGGAGTGATCTTGGCCTCGCGGTTGAGGACGTTCTTCACAAAGGGCAGAGCGGCGGTGGCGCAGACGATCTCCAGGTTGGGCAGGCGGTCGAGCAGCGCGTGCATGGCGCCGGAGTGATCGGGTTCGGTATGGTTGACGACCAGCAGGTTGACGCGGTCGAGCGGGACGACCGCGGCGATGTTGGCGAAGTACTCCTCGGTGAAGGCGGCCTTGACCGTGTCGATGAGTGCGACGCGCTCGGTCCCCTTCACCAGGTAGGCGTTGTAGGTGGTCCCGTGCTGGGTGGCCATAATAATGTCAAAAATGCGCAGGTCGCGGTCGCGGACGCCGACCCACCAGACGTTGTCGGAAATTTGCGGTGGCTGCATGCTTGTGTCTCGCTGTTAGAACGCGGCCGTCGCCTCCGCCTTCGCCGAGGGGGACGGTTCCGTTCGGGGTTGGATTCCGGCGGTAATATAGGCGGCGGCCGGGCGAAGGCAAGGACTACGGCGACGGCCGCACCGAATGACGGCGGCCGTCAGCGCGCCGGCGAGCTCTCGGCCGCGGCCGCTCTCAGCCCGTCGACAAAAGCCAGGACCGATTCCAGCAGCTGCCCTTCCGGGGGAGTCGGCCGCACCGTGAGCAGATTCGGTTCGGACAGCTCGCGGAGGGCGGCGATTTCCGGGCAGTCGACTGCGTCCGCGGGCAGGAAGACGAGCGCGGGGATCGGAACCGCCTCGAGGTTGTCCAGGCCGCGGCGCGGGGAGGCGTAACCGGAGCGAATCTTGTACCACCACCACATCGTGGTCTTGAAGAAGGGGAAGTTCCAGAGGCCGCGGGCGTGCCGTTTGACGTCCCACAGGCGGTCGGTCGAGAGGTACGGTTCGATCGCCACGATGCCGTCGAGGCGCGCCTCCTCGAGCGCCGCGAGGTAGGCAGCCTCGGCGCCGAGGCCGCGGCCGACGACCGCGACCGGGGGACGGAGGCGGTCGCGGATGTGCAGCCAGGCGAGCACCTCTTCGAGATCATCGGCCTCGAGACGGCCTTCCCCGTGGTACTGCCCGCTGGAGAGGCCCGAGGCGCGCTGATCATAGAGCACGACGTTGTAGCCGCGGGCGACGAACTGCCGCGCCCAGGGAAGCAGGGCGGTGCGGTCGGCGCTCTCCTCGTGCAGCAGGATCACCGTGCCGGCGACCGGCGCGGCCGTGTCGGACGACACCTCGACAAACAACCCGGCCAGGTTGGTCAGCGCGTCGACTTCGACGCGAAACGTATCACAGACAAGGTCGGCGCCGAGGCAGGCCGCGGGGTCGTTAACCGGAAGGGAATCGAGATTTCGGAACGCGTCCGGGTTCGGCCGGCCCATCACCGCCTTGGCCCGAGTGAGCGGGTAGATGGCGTAGACGACCACAAGAATGCCGACGACAATCAGGACGGCTGCGGTCTTAATGACCTCCCTCGTGGTCTGGGATATTTTTTTCTTTTTTTTCGCCACGGAGTGCGTCCTCATCCGGTAACAGCTTTTCAATCGCGAAAGATCGTCGGGGGGCCCAGGATAGTCAACGGGAAAGTTGCCTGTGGGAGGAAGCGAGGACCACGCTGTCCACTATGCGGTCCCGCGGCGGCGCGGCCGCGCAGGCGGGCGCGGCAGTTCGCCTCGGCGTGGCCGTCGACCGCCGCCGGTGCATGTCGTTGCATAGCGGGCGGCCGAGGCTGAACGGAATTTCACGAGAGCCTTCGAGGGCACGTCCGAAAGAAACTTAACTGACTAATTTACAATGACTTACGAGTCCGTCGTTCGACCCGCGTCGGGGGCCGCGACTCATGGGGGGCGGCACACGAATTGCTGAGCTTGCAGGTGCGAAAGAAGTCTCGAACTCGGCCTGACCGCCGGGTCGGGCGCACATGGCGCACATAATGAGGAGTGAAAACATCGGTACAGGAAATTCGCGGCGGCCTCGGGCGTGCAGCGGCCGGAGGCCGGTCACGAGCGCACCTTGGCCGGTTACCCCGGCGGCGATTTTGTTTGCGATTTCCTGTTGACAAGATTCGCCCTTAGCCCTATATTAGCCTCGGATGATGGGTAAGTTCTCCACATGAAGATTACACAGCGAGACTTTCGAAGAGTCCGTCCTTCCGAGCAGAACGTCTGATACTTCCTTCCCTGGACGGTGAGGGAGCCGTCTTACGGGAACACTGACAGGTTACTATTGCAGAACGCTGCTGCAAGCGAACAGCAAAGGTAAGACGAGTTGAAGCGGATTTCCGAGAAGTACATGATCGGGAGACGCGCGACACGTAACACTTAGTGGTCTGGGGAATGCCTTATCGGATCTAGGCTAAGGGTTGCTTTGCTACGGTCGTAACATCGAACCTGGATTAAGGAGGAAGGTATGACCTTCGGCGCGAAGTCCCCGGGGAACTTTGGTTGGGTGCTCGCATGTGGCGTCATTGTGGCCGGGGCGGCTCTGTGTCCGTCGGCCTCGGCGCAATTGCCCGATTTGGTGATAGATGTCGGGGACACGACGGCCTCGCCCGGGGCGATGAACACGGTTATCCCGGTCTTTTTGAGCAACTATAATGATACGGTGGCGGGATTTAACATCTGGCTGCAGCTCGACCGCCCCGATATCATGATTTTCCAGACCAACACGGATACGGTGGTGGACACACTCCACTGGCGGTGCACGCAGTACAGCGGTTCGGACTGCATCGACTCGGTGGTTGACACGCTGAATTGGGAGTGGGTTACGCTCGATTCGTACATAGTGGAGACCGGGAATTTCGACACCAGCGGCACCCTGATTTCGGGGTGGGAGGCGGTGCAGGCGCGGTCCCTCTCCTCCGTCGGCACGGACCTGAACATCGTCGGTCTGGCCGACTACTACACGGGCGGGGTGACCCCCGGGATCCCGCCGCAGTCGGAAGGGTTGCTGATCAAGGTGCTGGCCGATGTGCTGCAGATTCCGGACACGGCGACGGGGACGAACCGGGACGTGAATATTCTCGTGCAGCATCAGTTCATCGACCACTTCAGCTTCTCGCGGCCCGACGGGTCGGCGATCGGGCTGAAAGACACGGTGGTCCAGGATACGAATTGGTACATTTGCACAGCGTGGGCGGGGGATGTCTGTCTGAACTGGCAGCGGGTGAGTCTCCCGCCGGCCGATTCCTTCTCTGTCGTCTACGACACGACCGTGGTGATCGACTATTCGAAGGTGTTTATTACCGGCGGGTCGTTGCATGTTCTGGAGGGGATCTGCGGGGATGCGAACGGGGACGGGAACCCGGTGGTGCGGATTTCGGACCTGACGTACATGATCCAGTTCCTGTTCCGGGGCGGTCCGGCGCCGGTTCCGCTGTGGGTGGGCAACGTCGACTGCTCGGCCAATCCGCAGCCGAACGTGGCGGACCTCACCTACATGGTTTCGGCGCTGTTCCGGGGCGGTCCGTTGCCGTGCCAGGGACCGCTGTGCAGCAAATAGCGCGGTTGGGACAACAACGCGGCGGGGCCGCTCGCGGCCCCGCCGATTGAGACAGGACGCCGAAGACGAAGAGATGTACTTACCGGTTACTTGCAGAATTGGCGTAGAACACAAGAACTGAACGTTGATTAGGAGAGAACTGCCGGGTCTGCTTCGGCGGGCGCGGCGCAACCAACAACCCGAAAATAGATGGGAAGGAGGACGCACGTAAAGAGGTTACGTTATGACACGCGCTCAAATGAATAGAATGAACGGGACGCTCGACCGTTTCCCCGCGCTTGCCGGAGAGAACGGATTGCGGGTTTGGTGGCTCTCACCTGCGGCCGGTTCCATTACGGTCATTGAGGGGGTTCCGGGAGACGCGTGGAGTGCACGTACGTTCTTATCATCAACAACTGTTAACGAAGTAAGTAGGAGTAAAACATGAAACGCATCGCTTTGTTTACCGCTGCGTTGATGATCCTTTCATTTGGGCTCGCTAGTGCTCAGGATGTCTGTGACTTGGCGGCTCCGCCGGCCGGTTCCTGGGACGGCGGCACAAAGGTCAACACAGGCGTTCCGATCGTGTTCAACATCCGGCTGGCCGTCGATGCGGCGAATCCGGACAACATCATGGGCGCCACGAACGGCTGGACGGTCTATATGACCGGTCCGGGCGCGGGCGGCGCGCTGACCCTGACGACCGCGGTGGCTGATCTGAGCGCGCTGTGGGACGGCGGTCAGCCGATTACCCCGTTCCTCGATGGCACGAGCCCTGAGATGGTCGGTGTGGCGGGCTTCAGCTTCTTCAAGGATGGTCTTCCGGAAGGTTTCTCGGTGAATCCTTACGTGACCATCACGACCAGCCCGATGGACGAGGCGTGGGCGGGCGGACAGCTCTGTATCGACTCGGCCTTCTACCCGCCGGGTGGTTACTGGCTGTGGGCCGACGCGGCTGACCCGGTCGACCGGGTGCCGGCGTGGGGCGGTCCGTACTGCTACACGATCGAGAAGATCCCGAACCTGTGCCCGACGATCACGAATCCGCCGGCGGTGCAGCTGGGCGGCAGCCACTGCACGGCGATCAGCTACGACTTCAACGCGACCGATCCGGAAGCGGATGCGATCACCTTCCACAAGGTGAGCGGCATCGGCAACATCGACCCGGTCTCGGGCGTGTGGTCGTACTCGCCGACGATTGCTGATGTCGGCACGGTGTTCACGGTCGAAGTGACGGCGATCGACGGTTTCCACAATGTGGGCGACTGCCCGATCGTGTCGTTCGACGTGGTCTTCACGAATGCGGCCCCGACCGTGACCTGCCAGGGTCTGAAGCAGGTTGGGAAGGGCAACACGATCACGGTTCAGATCACGAAGAACAATGTCGACTGCGATCCGGGCACGTTCTCGATCGTGAGCGTGACGCCGGCTCCGGTGGGCGCGGTTTCGATTGATCCGAACACGGGTCTGTTGACGTTCGTGACCGACATCACCGATGGCGGCATCCTGTATGACATCGTGGTCGGTTACAGCGACGGTTTGGAGACGGCGACCTGCACGCAGCAGATCGAAGTTCTGCAGACCGAGCCGTTCGGCATCTACATCGAGAAGACGCACATGTCGTTCCAGGGTCAGCACGAGTTTGTCGACGTGTCGATGTTCCAGGGTTCCGAGCAGCTCTGGGGCTTTGACCTGCTGATCGCGTACGACGCCTCGGTGCTGTCGTTCCAGGCGGCGATTCCGGGCGACATCTACGAGGAGTGCGGCTGGGAGTACTTCACGTACCGTTACGGTGCGAATGGTAACTGCGGGAATGCCTGCCCGAGCGGGCTGCTGCGCGTGGTCGGTTTTGCCGAGACCAACAACGGCGCCAACCACCCGACCTGCTTCGGTATGGCGTATCCGTACTCGCTGTTCACGCTGGACTTCCTGGTTTCGGACAACCGGACCTACGAGTGCCAGTATGCGCCGATCCGCTTCTTCTGGCTCGACTGCGGCGACAACGCCCTGTCGTACCACGAGATTGCGGCTCCGGAGCCCTATAGCCAGGTCCTCGGCATCAGCCGCTTTGTCTATGACAATGCGTTCGATGCGGCCGGCAATTTCGTTCCGGCGAACGGTATGTTGATTCCGATGGCGCTGACGTTCCCGTCGTGGGGCGGCGCGATCGACGAGTGCGACGACATTTACAATCCGGACAAGCCGGCGCCGATCCGCTTTGTGGACTTCTACAACGGCGGTATCGACATCGCCTGCGCTGACTCGATCGACGCGCGCGGCGACATCAACCTCGACGGCCAGGCGAACACCATTGCCGACGCAGTGCTCTTCAGCAACTACTTCGTGTATGGTCTGGGCGTGTTCACGGTCAACGTGCAGGGCCAGATTGCCGCGACCGACGTCAATGCCGATGGTATTGCGCTGAGCGTGGCCGACCTGGTGTACCTGATCCGTGTGGTCGTGGGTGATGCGCTGCCGTATGCGAAGCTGTCGCCGGTGACGGCGCAGATCAGCAACGTGGGCGGCGTGCTGTCCGTCGACCAGAGCATGGGCGCGGCCTATGTCGTGGTTGAGGGCCAGGCGAACCCGACCCTGTTGGCTTCGGGCGTTGACATGAAGTATGCCTACGATGCGACCGAGAACGTCACGCGCGTGCTGGTTGTCGGCATGGCGCAGGGCGCGGCCTTCCAGGGCGACTTCCTCCAGGTCAACGGCACCGTCCGCAGCATCGAGATGGCCACGTACTACGGTGCGCCGGTCACTGCGAAGCTGCCGTCCACCTTCGAGCTGCTCCAGAACTACCCGAACCCGTTCAACCCGACGACGACGATCAGC
This genomic stretch from Candidatus Zixiibacteriota bacterium harbors:
- a CDS encoding DNA ligase — protein: MTDDKLKAYREKRDFRKTAEPSGGPAAGRGQPLFVIQKHRASHLHFDFRLEIDGVLKSWAVPKGPSANPSDKRLAVETEDHPIEYADFEGTIPEGEYGGGTVMIWDAGRYANLTQDREGGEIPLAEAYARGAIEIELHGARLRGGYALRRFKKERDRGQWLLIKMRDAHADPDRDPVAEHATSVKTGRTMEEIEHAEGGGEG
- a CDS encoding alpha/beta hydrolase, whose product is MAKKKKKISQTTREVIKTAAVLIVVGILVVVYAIYPLTRAKAVMGRPNPDAFRNLDSLPVNDPAACLGADLVCDTFRVEVDALTNLAGLFVEVSSDTAAPVAGTVILLHEESADRTALLPWARQFVARGYNVVLYDQRASGLSSGQYHGEGRLEADDLEEVLAWLHIRDRLRPPVAVVGRGLGAEAAYLAALEEARLDGIVAIEPYLSTDRLWDVKRHARGLWNFPFFKTTMWWWYKIRSGYASPRRGLDNLEAVPIPALVFLPADAVDCPEIAALRELSEPNLLTVRPTPPEGQLLESVLAFVDGLRAAAAESSPAR
- a CDS encoding FprA family A-type flavoprotein, yielding MQPPQISDNVWWVGVRDRDLRIFDIIMATQHGTTYNAYLVKGTERVALIDTVKAAFTEEYFANIAAVVPLDRVNLLVVNHTEPDHSGAMHALLDRLPNLEIVCATAALPFVKNVLNREAKITPVKDNSEIDLGGKRLIFKLTPYMHWPDTMMEFLAEDGILFSCDGFAAHIAFDDLWADQSAVDFDSEMHYYYDAIMRPFAPYIRKNLPKLADFAIRMIAPSHGPLIRRDVAAHLDKYRRWSADKTEGKNQVAIVYVSSYGNTARIAGAVEANLRGRGYTTVMVNAADCRPGDLRDTLEASRAVAFGTPTFAGDAVRPTWDAVNLLSTVPTRGLKAAVFGSYGWGGEGVKLVQQRLEGMKIKTLDEIFKARLVPSSEDMASLDEWVGKFAALIEEKAAGGE
- a CDS encoding T9SS type A sorting domain-containing protein, with product MAAPPAGSWDGGTKVNTGVPIVFNIRLAVDAANPDNIMGATNGWTVYMTGPGAGGALTLTTAVADLSALWDGGQPITPFLDGTSPEMVGVAGFSFFKDGLPEGFSVNPYVTITTSPMDEAWAGGQLCIDSAFYPPGGYWLWADAADPVDRVPAWGGPYCYTIEKIPNLCPTITNPPAVQLGGSHCTAISYDFNATDPEADAITFHKVSGIGNIDPVSGVWSYSPTIADVGTVFTVEVTAIDGFHNVGDCPIVSFDVVFTNAAPTVTCQGLKQVGKGNTITVQITKNNVDCDPGTFSIVSVTPAPVGAVSIDPNTGLLTFVTDITDGGILYDIVVGYSDGLETATCTQQIEVLQTEPFGIYIEKTHMSFQGQHEFVDVSMFQGSEQLWGFDLLIAYDASVLSFQAAIPGDIYEECGWEYFTYRYGANGNCGNACPSGLLRVVGFAETNNGANHPTCFGMAYPYSLFTLDFLVSDNRTYECQYAPIRFFWLDCGDNALSYHEIAAPEPYSQVLGISRFVYDNAFDAAGNFVPANGMLIPMALTFPSWGGAIDECDDIYNPDKPAPIRFVDFYNGGIDIACADSIDARGDINLDGQANTIADAVLFSNYFVYGLGVFTVNVQGQIAATDVNADGIALSVADLVYLIRVVVGDALPYAKLSPVTAQISNVGGVLSVDQSMGAAYVVVEGQANPTLLASGVDMKYAYDATENVTRVLVVGMAQGAAFQGDFLQVNGTVRSIEMATYYGAPVTAKLPSTFELLQNYPNPFNPTTTISFTLPTTSDYTITVYNVTGQVVASHSGNGQGQIDWTFDASKLSSGIYFYNVAAGDNSATKKMVLIK